The Chloroflexaceae bacterium sequence TAAATTGTAGCGGAAAAAATTCATTTAAAAATTTTGTCATCAGTATTTTGCACAAAATAAAGATAATTGTACATTTGTTAGCTCAAACTCTTTGCTAATCTCGGAAACCAGTTTTCATCTCGAAGGAGCGCGACTTTCTTGCAAGCATGGTATACACAGAATTGGTCAGATCAGCACTTGCATCGTTCACGCCCCACTTGCACCGAGCGTGTGCGCAGCACGCAACCGAGTGGCGCGTGCTGCGCTGGCTAGCGCCATTAGTGTTCCTGCATTCCCTGATCTATGTCTTTCTGGTGCCGCCATGGCAGCACTACGACGAGCCGGGTCACTTTTTGTACGCCGCCTATATTGTGCGCAGCGGGATCAACGCGTCAGATGACGTGGCGATTGCCCGTGAAGTGGCCGACTCGATGTATCGCCACCGGTTCTGGCCGCCCGATGTGCGACCCGATCTGCTCAGCCCGCGCCCGCCGGGTATTCCTACAGACCAGCGCCACCACCCGCCACTCTACTACGCATTAATGGCCGGAGTCATCGGCCCGTTGCGCTACCTGCCGGTCGAAATCCAGCTTTACGCCGGGCGGCTCGTGAGTGCGCTACTGATGATGCTTACGGTGGTAGCGGTTTGGCGCACTGCCCAGACAATCGTGCCCAATGAGCCGCGCATGGCGCTCGTACCGGCGGCAATGGTGACATTGACACCAGCCTTCGTCGATCTCATGAGCGCATTTAATAGCGA is a genomic window containing:
- a CDS encoding DUF2142 domain-containing protein, with protein sequence MLRWLAPLVFLHSLIYVFLVPPWQHYDEPGHFLYAAYIVRSGINASDDVAIAREVADSMYRHRFWPPDVRPDLLSPRPPGIPTDQRHHPPLYYALMAGVIGPLRYLPVEIQLYAGRLVSALLMMLTVVAVWRTAQTIVPNEPRMALVPAAMVTLTPAFVDLMSAFNSDVLMNFAAAAAFLGIAILLRDGWRPTGLALAVLGASVAILTKR